A section of the Rhodobacter sp. genome encodes:
- a CDS encoding Hsp33 family molecular chaperone HslO gives MTLGAQIAWDDTILPFQLDKADIRGRVARVDGVLDSVLAQHRYPDPIEALVAEAVLLTAMIGQTLKLRWRLSLQIRGKGPARLIATDYYAPESEGAPARIRGYASYDAERLSLTEDPFSQIGEGYLALIIDQGQDMQPYQGVTPIAGQSLADCAEAYFAQSEQLPTRFAVAFGKSQMPGKPEHWRAGGVMVQHMPKASPHAQEATGEGGLLKAADLVQGEDAENWTRANVLLDTVEELELIGPSVQPTDLLVRLFHEEAPRVFDAQRIEFGCTCSEDKVRQSLSIYSARDIAHMTTEDGLVTADCQFCGAHYVLDPKTVGFEAEDAAKT, from the coding sequence ATGACCCTCGGTGCGCAAATCGCCTGGGATGATACCATCCTGCCGTTCCAACTGGACAAGGCCGACATCCGCGGCCGGGTCGCGCGTGTCGATGGCGTGCTGGACTCTGTTCTGGCGCAGCACAGATACCCCGATCCGATCGAGGCTTTGGTCGCCGAGGCGGTGCTGCTGACGGCAATGATCGGCCAGACGCTGAAACTGCGCTGGCGGCTGTCGCTGCAAATTCGCGGCAAGGGGCCGGCGCGGCTCATCGCGACCGATTACTACGCCCCCGAATCCGAGGGCGCGCCCGCGCGCATCAGGGGTTATGCCAGTTATGACGCCGAGCGGCTCAGCCTGACCGAAGACCCGTTCAGCCAGATCGGCGAGGGGTATCTGGCGCTCATCATCGACCAGGGGCAGGACATGCAGCCCTATCAGGGGGTCACGCCGATCGCCGGTCAGTCGCTGGCCGACTGCGCCGAGGCCTATTTCGCCCAGTCCGAGCAGTTGCCGACCCGCTTTGCCGTCGCCTTTGGCAAGTCGCAGATGCCCGGCAAGCCCGAGCATTGGCGCGCCGGCGGGGTCATGGTGCAGCACATGCCCAAGGCCAGCCCCCACGCGCAAGAGGCCACCGGCGAGGGCGGTCTGCTGAAGGCCGCCGATCTGGTGCAAGGCGAGGACGCCGAGAACTGGACCCGCGCGAACGTGCTGCTGGACACCGTCGAAGAGCTGGAACTGATCGGCCCTTCGGTGCAGCCGACCGATTTGCTGGTGCGGCTGTTCCACGAGGAGGCGCCGCGCGTCTTCGATGCCCAGCGCATCGAGTTCGGTTGCACCTGTTCGGAAGACAAGGTGCGCCAGTCGCTGTCGATCTATTCGGCCCGCGACATCGCGCACATGACCACCGAGGACGGCCTGGTGACCGCCGACTGCCAATTCTGCGGCGCGCATTATGTGCTGGACCCGAAAACCGTGGGGTTCGAGGCCGAGGATGCTGCAAAGACCTGA
- a CDS encoding NUDIX hydrolase: MTPRYGAPPESGRRYTRRAGAYAVLWRDGEVLLTHQDQPWPEFQLPGGGIDPGESPLRALHREVREETGWRIARPRRLGVFRRFTHMPEYDLWAEKLCTVYLAYPVRPLGPPTEAGHSALWMDPHTAADLLGNPGDAAFLRGVTAWLS, from the coding sequence ATGACCCCGCGTTATGGCGCCCCACCCGAAAGCGGCCGCCGCTATACCCGCCGCGCGGGGGCCTATGCCGTGCTTTGGCGCGACGGCGAGGTGCTGCTGACCCATCAGGACCAACCCTGGCCCGAATTTCAGCTTCCTGGCGGGGGCATCGACCCGGGCGAATCGCCCCTGCGCGCGCTGCACCGCGAGGTGCGCGAGGAAACCGGCTGGCGCATCGCCCGGCCGCGTCGGCTGGGGGTCTTTCGTCGGTTCACGCACATGCCCGAATACGATCTTTGGGCGGAAAAGCTGTGCACCGTCTATCTGGCCTATCCGGTGCGCCCCCTTGGGCCGCCGACCGAAGCTGGCCACAGCGCCCTCTGGATGGACCCGCACACCGCCGCCGATCTGCTGGGAAACCCCGGCGACGCGGCCTTTCTGAGGGGGGTGACGGCATGGCTTTCATGA
- a CDS encoding ComF family protein, producing the protein MEPVFGALGGGVKGARHVLTLGVNLLYPPACLACDAPVTENGALCPSCWADTPFNTGLSCDLCGAPLAGGIEDAPVRCDDCQHTARPWSHGRAALVYGATARALVLGLKHADRLEIAAPAGQWMARAVAPLIRADTLIAPVPLHRLRLFRRRYNQSALLAAALGRALQRPHCPDLLRRNRATDSQDGRSREGRFQNLRGAIVANPPRAARIEGRHILLVDDVMTSGATLAAATEACYQAGADDVDVVVLARVTRGE; encoded by the coding sequence ATGGAACCTGTGTTCGGTGCGCTCGGCGGCGGTGTCAAGGGCGCGCGCCATGTGCTGACGCTGGGCGTCAACCTGCTGTATCCACCCGCGTGCCTGGCCTGCGACGCCCCCGTGACCGAGAACGGCGCGCTCTGCCCGTCGTGCTGGGCCGACACGCCGTTCAACACCGGGCTGTCGTGCGATCTCTGCGGTGCGCCGCTGGCCGGCGGCATCGAGGATGCGCCCGTGCGCTGCGACGATTGCCAGCATACCGCCCGCCCCTGGAGCCATGGCCGCGCCGCGCTGGTCTACGGGGCCACGGCCCGGGCCCTGGTCCTGGGCCTGAAACACGCCGACCGGCTGGAGATCGCCGCCCCGGCCGGCCAGTGGATGGCCCGCGCGGTGGCCCCGCTGATTCGCGCCGATACGCTGATCGCCCCGGTCCCGCTGCATCGCTTGCGGTTGTTCCGGCGGCGTTACAACCAATCCGCCCTGCTGGCCGCCGCGCTGGGCCGCGCGCTGCAAAGGCCGCATTGCCCGGACCTGTTGCGCCGCAACCGCGCCACCGACAGCCAGGACGGCCGCTCGCGCGAGGGCCGGTTCCAGAACCTGCGCGGCGCGATCGTCGCCAATCCGCCCCGCGCGGCACGGATCGAGGGGCGGCATATCCTGCTGGTCGATGACGTGATGACCTCGGGCGCGACGCTCGCCGCCGCGACCGAGGCCTGCTATCAGGCGGGCGCCGACGACGTGGACGTGGTGGTCCTGGCCCGGGTGACGCGCGGCGAATGA
- a CDS encoding CCA tRNA nucleotidyltransferase — protein MKLAGGWLANPGTQAVLGMLTGAGYHALAVGGCVRNALLGVPVTDVDIATDALPETVSDLAEKAGLRPVPTGLAHGTITVVAHGEGFEVTTFRHDAETFGRHARVSFGASLHQDAARRDFTMNALYAQADGTLVDPLGGLADLRARRLRFVGTPDARIREDFLRILRFFRFHAQYGDPAQGLDPDALAACAEHSAMLETLSRERITAELKKLLAAADPAPAVAAMDRTGVLAHVLPGAMPQALPVLVHLEDGKPGGWTRRLAVLTGDLAGLRLSKAETRDFTRVRDAFGGMDTAAALGWRLGLRLGSDALLGRAALLETPPAADWQAQVARGAHADFPLKPADLMPVLQGPDLGRALARAQAHWLDQDLRPTRGDLLAFLGLA, from the coding sequence ATGAAACTCGCGGGCGGCTGGCTGGCGAACCCGGGCACGCAGGCCGTGCTGGGGATGCTCACGGGCGCCGGGTATCACGCGCTGGCGGTGGGCGGCTGCGTGCGCAACGCGCTGCTGGGCGTGCCGGTGACGGATGTGGACATCGCCACCGACGCCCTGCCCGAAACCGTCTCTGACCTGGCGGAAAAGGCCGGGCTCAGGCCCGTGCCGACCGGGCTCGCGCATGGCACGATCACCGTTGTCGCCCACGGCGAAGGGTTCGAGGTGACCACCTTTCGCCACGATGCAGAGACCTTTGGCCGGCACGCCCGGGTCTCGTTCGGGGCCAGCCTGCATCAGGACGCGGCGCGGCGCGATTTCACCATGAACGCGCTCTATGCGCAGGCCGACGGCACCCTGGTCGATCCGCTGGGCGGTCTGGCGGACCTGCGCGCGCGGCGGCTTCGATTCGTGGGCACGCCCGACGCCCGCATCCGCGAGGACTTTCTGCGCATCCTCAGGTTCTTTCGCTTTCACGCCCAGTATGGCGACCCCGCGCAGGGGCTGGACCCTGACGCCCTGGCCGCCTGCGCCGAACATTCCGCCATGCTGGAGACGCTTTCGCGTGAGCGGATCACGGCCGAGTTGAAGAAACTGCTGGCCGCCGCCGATCCCGCACCCGCCGTCGCCGCGATGGACCGCACGGGCGTGCTGGCGCATGTCCTGCCCGGAGCGATGCCGCAGGCGCTGCCGGTGCTGGTGCATCTGGAAGACGGCAAGCCGGGCGGCTGGACCCGGCGGCTTGCGGTGCTGACCGGCGATCTTGCAGGGCTGCGCCTGTCCAAGGCCGAAACCCGCGATTTCACCCGTGTCCGGGACGCCTTCGGCGGTATGGACACCGCCGCCGCGCTGGGCTGGCGGCTGGGCCTCAGGCTGGGCAGCGACGCGCTGCTGGGGCGGGCGGCGCTGCTGGAAACCCCGCCCGCCGCCGATTGGCAGGCGCAGGTGGCGCGCGGCGCGCACGCCGATTTTCCGCTGAAACCCGCCGATCTGATGCCGGTGCTGCAAGGCCCCGACCTGGGCCGCGCACTGGCTCGGGCCCAGGCCCACTGGCTGGACCAGGACCTGCGTCCGACGCGCGGCGATCTGTTGGCGTTCCTGGGGCTGGCCTAA
- the grxC gene encoding glutaredoxin 3 yields the protein MPLVEIYTSPFCGYCHAAKRLLKDKGVAYTEIDVMQHPERKPEMINRANGGRTVPQIFIDGQHMGGCDDLYALDRRGGLDPLLKG from the coding sequence ATGCCACTTGTGGAAATCTACACCTCGCCCTTCTGTGGTTATTGCCACGCGGCCAAGCGGTTGCTGAAGGACAAGGGCGTCGCCTATACCGAGATCGACGTGATGCAGCACCCAGAGCGCAAGCCCGAGATGATCAACCGCGCCAACGGTGGCCGCACCGTGCCGCAGATCTTCATCGACGGGCAGCACATGGGGGGCTGCGACGATCTCTATGCGCTGGACCGCCGCGGCGGTCTCGACCCTTTGCTGAAAGGGTGA
- a CDS encoding ferrochelatase: protein MTTLDQPGTGRLAHAPADHVPVARAKVGVLIANLGTPDHYDYWSMRRYLNEFLSDKRVIDIAAWKWQPLLQAIILTKRPFTSGANYKSIWNHDKGESPLMTITKAQTAALAERMQARFGDAVQVDFCMRYGNPSTRSVVDRMVREGCEKILFFPLYPQYAGATTATANDQFFRALMGQKWQPAARTVPAYFDDSRYIEALAQSVERAYAAAAEKPEVLVASYHGMPQRYLREGDPYHCQCQKTTRLLRERLGWGAESIHTSFQSVFGREEWLRPYTVQHVARLAESGVKRIAVIAPAFAADCIETLEEIQGEIREAFEHAGGESFTYVPCLNDESAHMDALAAIVAENLRGWLG, encoded by the coding sequence ATGACGACCCTCGACCAGCCCGGGACCGGCCGCCTGGCCCATGCCCCCGCCGATCACGTCCCCGTTGCGCGCGCCAAGGTGGGCGTGCTGATCGCCAACCTGGGAACGCCCGACCATTACGACTATTGGTCGATGCGCCGGTATCTGAACGAATTCCTGTCCGACAAGCGGGTGATCGACATCGCCGCGTGGAAGTGGCAGCCGCTGTTGCAGGCGATCATCCTGACCAAACGGCCGTTCACCTCGGGCGCGAACTACAAATCCATCTGGAATCACGACAAGGGCGAAAGCCCGCTGATGACGATCACCAAGGCCCAGACCGCGGCGCTGGCAGAGCGGATGCAGGCGCGGTTCGGGGATGCGGTGCAGGTGGACTTCTGCATGCGATACGGCAACCCCTCGACCCGGTCGGTGGTGGACCGGATGGTGCGCGAGGGGTGCGAAAAGATCCTGTTCTTCCCGCTCTATCCGCAATACGCCGGGGCCACGACGGCCACCGCGAACGATCAGTTCTTTCGCGCGCTGATGGGGCAGAAATGGCAGCCCGCCGCGCGCACCGTGCCCGCCTATTTCGATGATTCGCGCTATATCGAGGCGCTGGCGCAATCGGTCGAGCGCGCCTATGCGGCGGCGGCGGAAAAGCCCGAGGTTCTGGTCGCGTCCTATCACGGGATGCCGCAGCGCTATCTGCGCGAGGGCGACCCCTATCATTGCCAATGCCAGAAGACGACGCGCCTGCTGCGCGAGCGGCTGGGCTGGGGGGCCGAGTCGATCCACACCAGCTTTCAGTCGGTGTTCGGCCGCGAGGAATGGCTGCGGCCCTATACGGTTCAGCATGTCGCCAGGCTGGCCGAATCGGGGGTGAAGCGAATCGCCGTGATCGCACCGGCCTTTGCCGCCGATTGCATCGAAACGCTCGAGGAAATCCAGGGCGAGATCCGCGAGGCGTTCGAGCACGCCGGCGGCGAATCGTTCACCTATGTGCCCTGCCTGAACGACGAATCGGCGCATATGGACGCGCTGGCTGCCATCGTGGCCGAGAATCTGCGCGGCTGGCTGGGCTAG
- a CDS encoding CoA pyrophosphatase: MLQRPDTLGRLAAALKGEGPESSDFDLSPQFRPKGRVLRPAAVLMPLVQTPGGWSMLLTKRASGLKHHPGQIAFPGGKVDPTDADARAAALREAHEEVGLNPAQVTVLGAMAPHETVTGFSVTPILGHVTGPYTPVVEAGEVEEAFLVPLAHLMDVSAYSIQRRQWLGQWRSYYTVPWGPYYIWGATARMLRALAARVA, translated from the coding sequence ATGCTGCAAAGACCTGACACGCTTGGGCGGTTGGCCGCGGCGCTGAAAGGCGAGGGGCCGGAATCCAGCGATTTCGACCTCTCGCCGCAGTTCCGGCCCAAAGGGCGCGTGCTGCGTCCGGCCGCCGTTCTGATGCCGCTGGTGCAAACGCCCGGCGGCTGGTCGATGCTGCTGACCAAGCGTGCCTCGGGGTTGAAACACCACCCCGGGCAGATCGCCTTTCCGGGCGGCAAGGTCGATCCCACCGACGCCGACGCCCGGGCCGCCGCCCTGCGCGAGGCCCACGAGGAGGTCGGCCTGAACCCGGCGCAGGTCACCGTGCTGGGGGCGATGGCCCCGCATGAAACCGTCACGGGTTTCAGCGTCACGCCGATCCTGGGTCATGTGACCGGACCGTATACCCCCGTGGTCGAGGCCGGCGAGGTCGAGGAAGCGTTCCTGGTGCCGCTGGCGCATCTGATGGACGTGTCGGCCTATTCCATCCAGCGCCGTCAATGGCTGGGCCAGTGGCGCAGCTATTACACCGTGCCCTGGGGGCCCTATTACATCTGGGGCGCGACGGCGCGGATGCTCAGGGCGCTGGCGGCGCGGGTGGCATGA
- a CDS encoding L,D-transpeptidase, whose amino-acid sequence MTSDPFRRLSRRGFLAGSAALGGTALSAPALLAQTAPTAAQTAALANSTEVEQDIRETTVRNIASFRTLEWQDHFPDLRKGAILADTESRCVHFWSEDGNTYRLYPSSVPMTDDLTRRGRTEIVRKVVGPEWRPTPSMRERYPEWPEYVGPGPDNPLGTHAMYLGWQYYRIHGTHDTRKIGRRSSSGCIGLYNEHIAELFGFAQVGTQVLLI is encoded by the coding sequence ATGACATCCGATCCCTTCCGGCGGCTTTCCCGCCGCGGTTTTCTGGCGGGCAGCGCGGCGCTGGGCGGCACCGCGTTGAGCGCGCCGGCCCTGCTGGCGCAGACGGCCCCGACCGCCGCCCAGACCGCCGCGCTGGCCAATTCGACCGAGGTCGAGCAGGACATCCGCGAAACCACCGTGCGCAACATCGCCAGTTTCCGCACGCTGGAATGGCAAGACCATTTCCCCGACCTGCGCAAGGGTGCGATCCTGGCGGATACCGAAAGCCGCTGCGTGCATTTCTGGTCCGAGGATGGAAACACCTATCGGCTGTATCCTTCGTCCGTGCCGATGACCGACGACCTGACCCGCCGCGGCCGCACCGAGATCGTGCGCAAGGTGGTCGGCCCCGAATGGCGGCCCACGCCTTCGATGCGGGAACGCTATCCCGAATGGCCGGAATACGTCGGCCCCGGTCCGGACAATCCGCTGGGCACGCACGCGATGTATCTGGGCTGGCAATATTACCGCATCCACGGCACCCACGACACGCGCAAGATCGGGCGGCGGTCGTCGAGCGGGTGCATCGGTCTCTACAACGAACACATCGCCGAGCTTTTCGGCTTCGCACAAGTAGGCACGCAGGTGTTGCTAATTTGA
- a CDS encoding methyltransferase domain-containing protein, translated as MNTTHPPALTDRAALALHRARALRDPALFLHEDAADEVQERLTEVNRQFTAPAVVTPFAQVWQGRLPGARIVADAPVLDLAEGAHDLVVHALALHWADDPLGQIIQARRALKPDGLFLGVLFGGQTLHELRAVLAQAESDVTGGLSPRVVPMGEIRDLGALLQRAGLALPVADGFTRRILYRDLMHLVRDLRAMGETNALASRHRMPMPRAMLGRAAQLYADNFADAQGRIGATVETLVLTGWAPADTQPQPLRPGSAAHRLAEALGTTETGLEPAPFAAPGPSRD; from the coding sequence ATGAACACCACGCATCCCCCTGCCCTGACCGACCGCGCCGCGCTGGCCCTGCACCGCGCGCGCGCCCTGCGCGACCCCGCGCTGTTCCTGCACGAAGACGCCGCCGACGAGGTTCAGGAAAGACTCACCGAGGTTAACAGACAGTTTACGGCACCCGCCGTTGTGACCCCTTTTGCGCAGGTCTGGCAGGGGCGGCTGCCGGGCGCGCGGATCGTTGCCGACGCGCCGGTGCTGGACCTGGCCGAGGGCGCCCATGATCTGGTGGTGCACGCGCTGGCCTTGCACTGGGCCGACGATCCGCTGGGCCAGATCATCCAGGCCCGCCGGGCGCTGAAACCCGACGGGTTGTTCCTGGGGGTGCTGTTCGGCGGGCAGACCCTGCACGAATTGCGCGCCGTTCTGGCGCAGGCCGAAAGCGATGTGACGGGCGGTCTGTCGCCGCGCGTGGTGCCGATGGGCGAGATCCGCGACCTGGGCGCCCTGCTGCAACGCGCGGGGCTGGCCCTGCCGGTGGCGGACGGGTTCACCCGGCGGATCCTCTACCGCGATCTCATGCATCTGGTGCGCGATCTGCGCGCGATGGGCGAGACGAACGCGCTGGCCTCCCGGCACCGCATGCCGATGCCGCGCGCCATGCTGGGCCGCGCGGCGCAGCTTTATGCCGACAATTTCGCCGATGCGCAGGGCCGCATCGGCGCGACCGTGGAAACGCTGGTGCTGACCGGCTGGGCGCCCGCCGACACGCAGCCGCAACCCCTGCGGCCGGGATCCGCCGCCCATCGCCTGGCCGAGGCCCTGGGAACCACCGAAACGGGGCTTGAACCCGCGCCATTCGCCGCACCCGGTCCCTCACGGGATTGA
- a CDS encoding ABC transporter ATP-binding protein — MTPRLPSQVKELRVFKVFETLVDPYVDYPQDDTPPRRLWPFLNAYARPFRKVFVLTGLASITVAFFEIWLLWYLGRVVDLLDASGVQGFWAAHGWELLAVAVFLLLIRPLLQVLDVGLINNAILPNFGTLIRWRAHRHVLRQSVGWFENDFAGRIANRIMQTPPAAGEAVFQIFDALSFSIAYIAGAAVLLAGADARLVLPLLLWLALYGLLVRWTIRNVGPASKAASDARSAVTARVIDAYTNIHSVKLFAQQDLENEHAREAIEHARVTFQKEMRIFTVMDLCLVALNGFLIVAVVGWAIWLWSGDAASVGVVAAASALVLRLNAMTGWIMWAVSSFFRNLGVVAEGMETIAQPITLTDAPGAKPLDFRQGRIDIESVSHHYGRGSGGLQDLSLAIRPGEKIGLIGRSGSGKSTLVKLLLRFYDTEAGRILIDGQDIAQVTQDSLRAQIGMVQQDTSLLHRSVRENILYGRPGATEAQMIEAAGRAEAVDFIAALSDAQGRRGYDARVGERGVKLSGGQRQRIAIARVILKDAPILVLDEATSALDSEVEAAIQDTLYGVMEGKTVIAIAHRLSTIARMDRIVVLDDGRIVEDGTHTELLAQGGLYAQFWARQSGGFIGTEDTTD, encoded by the coding sequence ATGACGCCTAGATTGCCTTCACAAGTGAAGGAATTGCGCGTGTTCAAGGTATTCGAAACCCTTGTCGATCCCTATGTGGACTATCCCCAGGACGACACGCCCCCGCGGCGGTTGTGGCCGTTCCTGAACGCCTATGCCCGGCCCTTCCGCAAAGTGTTCGTCCTGACCGGGCTGGCCTCGATCACCGTCGCATTCTTCGAGATCTGGCTGCTGTGGTATCTGGGCCGGGTCGTGGACCTGCTGGACGCAAGCGGCGTGCAGGGGTTCTGGGCCGCGCATGGTTGGGAATTGCTGGCGGTCGCCGTCTTCCTGCTGCTGATCCGCCCGCTGTTGCAGGTGCTGGACGTGGGGCTGATCAACAACGCGATCCTGCCCAATTTCGGCACCCTGATCCGCTGGCGCGCGCATCGCCATGTGCTGCGCCAGTCGGTCGGCTGGTTCGAGAACGATTTTGCCGGGCGCATCGCCAACCGCATCATGCAGACCCCGCCGGCGGCCGGCGAGGCGGTGTTCCAGATCTTTGACGCGCTCAGCTTTTCCATCGCGTATATCGCGGGCGCCGCCGTGCTGCTGGCGGGGGCCGATGCCCGGCTGGTGCTGCCGCTCTTGCTGTGGCTGGCGCTTTACGGGTTGCTGGTGCGCTGGACGATCCGCAACGTCGGACCGGCGTCCAAGGCCGCCTCGGACGCCCGCAGTGCGGTCACGGCGCGGGTGATCGACGCCTATACCAATATCCATTCCGTCAAGCTGTTCGCCCAGCAGGACCTGGAGAACGAGCACGCGCGCGAAGCTATCGAGCACGCGCGCGTCACCTTTCAGAAAGAGATGCGCATCTTCACGGTCATGGACCTGTGCCTGGTCGCGCTGAACGGTTTTCTGATCGTCGCCGTGGTGGGCTGGGCGATCTGGCTGTGGTCCGGCGATGCGGCCAGCGTCGGCGTCGTCGCGGCGGCCTCGGCGCTGGTGCTCAGGCTCAACGCGATGACGGGTTGGATCATGTGGGCGGTCAGCTCGTTCTTTCGCAACCTCGGCGTGGTGGCCGAGGGGATGGAAACCATCGCCCAGCCGATCACCCTGACCGACGCCCCCGGCGCAAAGCCGCTGGACTTTCGCCAGGGCCGAATCGACATCGAATCCGTCAGCCACCATTACGGGCGCGGATCGGGCGGGTTGCAGGACCTGAGCCTGGCGATTCGCCCGGGCGAAAAAATTGGCCTGATCGGGCGCTCGGGCTCGGGCAAGTCAACCCTGGTCAAACTGCTCTTGCGGTTCTACGACACCGAGGCCGGGCGCATCCTGATCGACGGGCAGGACATCGCGCAAGTGACGCAGGACAGCCTGCGCGCGCAGATCGGCATGGTGCAGCAGGACACCTCGTTGCTGCATCGGTCGGTGCGCGAAAACATCCTCTACGGCCGCCCCGGCGCGACCGAGGCGCAGATGATCGAGGCCGCCGGACGCGCCGAGGCCGTGGATTTCATCGCGGCCTTGAGCGACGCCCAGGGCCGGCGGGGCTATGACGCGCGGGTGGGCGAACGCGGCGTGAAACTGTCGGGCGGCCAGCGCCAGCGTATCGCCATCGCCCGCGTGATCCTGAAGGACGCGCCGATCCTGGTGCTGGACGAGGCGACCTCGGCCCTGGACAGCGAGGTCGAGGCGGCCATTCAGGATACGCTTTACGGCGTGATGGAGGGCAAGACGGTGATCGCCATCGCGCACCGGCTGTCCACCATCGCCCGGATGGACCGCATCGTGGTGCTGGACGACGGCCGTATCGTCGAGGACGGCACCCATACCGAACTGCTGGCGCAGGGCGGGCTCTACGCCCAGTTCTGGGCGCGCCAGTCGGGCGGCTTCATCGGAACCGAGGATACGACGGACTGA
- a CDS encoding L,D-transpeptidase family protein, with the protein MIARRSFVLLALAACSRAPRFLDYNGPEVTQIRVYKTERRMELMHDAEVLRSYDIGLGFAPAGHKQRYGDGRTPEGEYTIDRRNPQSLYHLSLGISYPNEQDRARAEAAGEDPGGDIFIHGRGRGNRFVRGDWTVGCIAVTDSEIEEIYSMVQTGTPIVIYP; encoded by the coding sequence ATGATCGCGCGGCGCAGTTTCGTGCTGCTGGCGCTGGCCGCCTGTTCGCGCGCGCCGCGGTTCCTGGACTACAACGGCCCCGAGGTGACGCAGATCCGCGTTTACAAGACCGAGCGCCGGATGGAATTGATGCACGACGCCGAGGTGCTGCGCAGCTACGACATCGGGCTGGGCTTTGCGCCCGCCGGGCACAAGCAACGCTATGGCGACGGTCGCACGCCCGAGGGCGAATACACCATCGACCGGCGCAACCCGCAAAGCCTGTATCACCTGTCGCTGGGGATCTCGTATCCGAACGAACAGGACCGCGCGCGCGCCGAGGCCGCCGGCGAAGACCCCGGCGGCGACATCTTCATCCATGGGCGCGGGCGCGGGAACCGGTTCGTGCGCGGCGACTGGACGGTCGGCTGCATCGCCGTCACCGATTCCGAGATCGAGGAAATCTATTCGATGGTGCAGACCGGCACGCCGATCGTGATCTATCCCTGA
- a CDS encoding CAP domain-containing protein: MPSPAYPALVAVAAVAACTAPGTPMRLGPDGRPVPVIYRITDRDVPQIQARMRDAINTVRQQRGMGPIEYNLDLTSAAATQARDMSVQGRPWHFGSDGSSPIDRVRRVGYSGHFLGETISESYETELETLTAWLSQDDTRAIILDPRATELGFAWYQEQNGKLWWCLTTGTANNGTRTAQQIEVQAPLADTRPNRTDTMPPGHN, encoded by the coding sequence ATGCCCAGCCCCGCTTATCCCGCGCTCGTTGCCGTTGCTGCCGTCGCCGCCTGCACCGCCCCCGGGACACCGATGCGGCTGGGACCGGACGGCCGCCCGGTGCCGGTGATCTACCGCATCACCGACCGCGACGTGCCGCAGATCCAGGCCCGGATGCGCGACGCCATCAACACCGTGCGCCAGCAGCGCGGCATGGGGCCGATCGAATACAACCTCGACCTGACCTCGGCCGCGGCGACACAGGCGCGGGACATGTCGGTGCAGGGCCGGCCCTGGCACTTCGGTTCGGACGGGTCCTCGCCCATCGACCGGGTGCGGCGCGTCGGCTACAGCGGTCATTTCCTGGGCGAGACGATCTCGGAAAGCTATGAGACCGAGCTGGAGACCCTGACCGCCTGGCTGTCGCAAGACGATACCCGGGCGATCATCCTGGACCCGCGCGCCACCGAACTGGGCTTTGCCTGGTATCAGGAACAGAACGGAAAGCTGTGGTGGTGCCTGACCACCGGGACGGCCAATAACGGCACCCGCACCGCCCAGCAGATCGAGGTTCAGGCCCCCCTGGCCGACACGCGGCCGAACCGCACCGACACGATGCCGCCGGGCCACAACTGA